The genome window CCAGTCACTCGAAGACGCGATCGCCGAGCGCGGTCTGTGCGGCGCGCGCGTGCGCAGCGCGCAGGAGTGGGCCGAGCATCCGCAGGGGCGGGCGCTCGCGAGCCGCCCCGTGGTGGAGGTGATCCGCGTGGCCGACTCGCCGCCCGAGCCGTTCGCGCCCGCGCCGCGCCCGCTCTCCGGAGTGCGCGTGCTCGACCTCACGCGCGTGCTCGCGGGACCGACCTGTGGCCGCACCCTGGCCGCGCACGGCGCCGACGTGCTGCGCATCGGCTCGCCGCACCTCCCGTCGGTGCCTGCCTTCGTGATGGACACGAGTCACGGCAAGCGCTCGGCCCATCTCGACCTGCGCCGGCCCGGCGAGGCGGAGCGGCTGCGCGCGCTGGTGCGTGGCGCCGACGTGTTCGCGCAGGGCTACCGCAGCGGCACGCTCGCGCGGCGCGGCTTCGGGCCCGAGGCGCTGTTCGCGCTGCGGCCCGGGCTCGTGTACACCGCGATCAACTGCTACGGCCACGAGGGCCCGTGGGTCGAGCGGCCGGGCTGGGAGCAGCTGGCGCAGACGGTGACCGGCATCGCGCTCGAGCACGGCGGCGCCGCCGGCCCGCAGCTCCTGCCCGCCGCTGCGACCGACTACAACACGGGGTATCTCGCGGCGCTCGGCACGATGATCGCGCTGGCGCGGCGCGCGCGTGAGGGCGGGAGCTATCTCGTGCGGGCGTCGCTCTCCCGCACCGGAATGTGGCTCGACGGCTTGCCGCGCAGCGAGTCACTCGGCCCCGGGCTCGGCGCCGCGCAGGTCGAGCCGCATCTCAGCCACAGCTCCACGCCCTTCGGCGAGCTCACGCACCTGTCGCCGATCGTCGAGCTCTCCGAGACCCCCGCCCGCTGGGCGCTGCCGACCGTTCCGCTCGGCACGCACCCGGCGGAGTGGGCGAAGGAGGACTGAGTGCGCGAGGGCCGGCCGAGCACGACCGCCTTCCTGGTGGCGGCCGGGCGCGCGGTCG of Myxococcota bacterium contains these proteins:
- a CDS encoding CoA transferase encodes the protein MSRAILDALHESLGLPRPAELEIVGADPVLATHFRVGEAAAAALAASALAAAEIWRLRTGRRQRVRVDVTGAAASLLGFMFQRVESGPGVEPFEARRQLTGFYRTRDGQWFLLHQSFPETQRRALELLGCGPEREAVAGKIAGWDAQSLEDAIAERGLCGARVRSAQEWAEHPQGRALASRPVVEVIRVADSPPEPFAPAPRPLSGVRVLDLTRVLAGPTCGRTLAAHGADVLRIGSPHLPSVPAFVMDTSHGKRSAHLDLRRPGEAERLRALVRGADVFAQGYRSGTLARRGFGPEALFALRPGLVYTAINCYGHEGPWVERPGWEQLAQTVTGIALEHGGAAGPQLLPAAATDYNTGYLAALGTMIALARRAREGGSYLVRASLSRTGMWLDGLPRSESLGPGLGAAQVEPHLSHSSTPFGELTHLSPIVELSETPARWALPTVPLGTHPAEWAKED